One Mya arenaria isolate MELC-2E11 chromosome 5, ASM2691426v1 genomic window carries:
- the LOC128233551 gene encoding uncharacterized protein LOC128233551: MSQPPSKFVDDQHFCVLTQFALATTAVVLSALSVNVPHDGSSDVPYFICGFILAALHALMIILRIVVLTSLGRKGVPTKKKILDTFLEVRCVDLLWKVFCSHGFAWGITGVVLCALGGVSCDKEKNKEGEELSGANATSSCYYDIYKEKGDQYKGLAIGLLVVHVFSSVWFFFSFFTYSHYAKELVDPKPQPQPKPQPKPAADANPAPKPKQPAGSDSTKKAGLEQLSAKKADLEQLERRLNDREQAIQQRELGLNERENALWTVHLNNIQGGPPPPPRYEQLAIVEE, translated from the exons ATTCGTAGACGACCAACACTTCTGTGTTCTTACCCAGTTCGCTCTAGCAACGACTGCGGTAGTTTTATCTGCCCTTTCGGTGAATGTTCCGCACGATGGGAGCTCGGATGTCCCATATTTCATATGTGGATTCATTCTTGCAGCATTG CATGCCTTGATGATCATATTGAGGATTGTTGTGTTGACGAGTCTTGGTCGGAAAGGTGTGcctacaaaaaagaaaatactcGATACGTTTCTGGAGGTCAGATGCGTT GATTTGCTATGGAAGGTGTTTTGCAGTCATGGCTTTGCTTGGGGAATAACAGGCGTAGTACTTTGTGCACTCGGGGGTGTTTCGTGTGataaagaaaagaataaagaggGTGAAGAGTTGTCTGGCGCCAACGCTACTTCGTCATGTTATTATGACATATATAAAGAAAAGGGAGACCAGTATAAAGGACTCGCAATTGGTCTGTTGGTTGTACATGTTTTCTCCTCTGTCTGGTTCTTCTTCTCGTTCTTCACCTACTCCCACTATGCCAAAGAGTTAGTCGATCCCAAACCTCAACCGCAACCCAAGCCGCAACCCAAGCCTGCCGCTGATGCTAACCCCGCTCCGAAACCTAAACAACCTGCTGGCTCAGACAGTACAAAAAAAGCTGGACTGGAACAACTTAGTGCAAAAAAAGCAGACCTAGAGCAACTTGAAAGACGTCTAAATGACAGAGAACAAGCTATACAGCAGAGGGAATTGGGGCTGAATGAGAGGGAAAATGCTCTATGGACCGTTCATCTGAACAACATCCAGGGAGGGCCACCGCCTCCGCCAAGATATGAGCAGCTGGCGATCGTGGAAGAGTGA
- the LOC128234495 gene encoding cullin-1-like, which yields MAGRSQNPHGLKQIGLDQIWDDLKSGINTVYKRQSMDKVRYMKLYTHVYNYCTSVHQSGHGAQASGRGTLGKKNKQQTGGAQFVGLELYKRLKEYLKKYLVDLQENGHDLLDEQVLSFYTKQWEEYQFSSKVLNGICAYLNRHWVRRECDEGTKGIYEIYSLALITWRDCLFKPLNKQVTNAVLKLIERERNGEPINTRLVSGVINCYVELGLNEDDPSAKGPTLSVYKEHFETPFLEDTERFYKLESTEFLRQNPVTEYMKKAEARLMEEQRRVQLYLHESTQDILARKCEKVLIEKHLEIFHYEFQNLLDSDKNDDLGRMYQLVSRIQDGLGELKSLLETHIYSQGQAAIEKCGDVLNDPKIYVQTILDVHKKYHALVMTAFSNDSGFVAALDKACGRFINNNAVTKLANSSSKSPELLARYCDLLLKKSSKNPEEAELEDTLNQVMVAFKYIEDKDVFQKFYSKMLAKRLVQHMSASDDAEASMISKLKQACGFEYTSKLQRMFQDISVSKELNDSFKTHLTQSGDKLDVDFSIQVLSSGSWPFQQSCTFSLPQELERSYQRFTSFYNNRHSGRKLYWLYQMSKGEIVTNCFKNRYTLQASTFQMAILLQYNTLDSLTVSTIQESTQIKQDILVQVLQILLKSKLLVTDDDENDLQSSSQLSLFLGYKNKKLRVNINVPMKSEVKVEQETTHKHIEEDRKLLIQAAIVRIMKMRKQLKHQQLLVEVLNQLSSRFKPRVPVIKKCIDILIEKEYLERVDGQKDTYSYLA from the exons ATGGCAGGACGATCACAGAACCCTCATGGACTTAAGCAGATTGGACTGGATCAAATCTGGGATGATCTCAAGTCCGGCATCAACACAGTCTATAAGCGACAGAGCATGGATAAAGTCCGCTACATGAAACTATACAC ACATGTATACAACTACTGCACCAGTGTCCATCAGTCAGGCCACGGGGCACAGGCTAGTGGGAGGGGCACTTTGggcaagaaaaacaaacaacagacGGGTGGCGCTCAGTTTGTGGGGCTGGAACTATACAAGAGGCTCAAAGAATACTTAAAGAAGTATTTGGTTGATTTACAAGAG aATGGTCATGACTTGCTAGACGAGCAGGTGCTCAGTTTCTACACAAAACAATGGGAAGAGTACCAGTTCAGTAGCAAGGTGCTCAATGGCATCTGTGCCTACCTGAATAGACACTGGGTGAGACGAGAGTGTGACGAGGGCACTAAAGgcatttatgaaatatactCA CTTGCATTAATCACATGGAGAGATTGCCTGTTCAAGCCCCTGAATAAGCAGGTGACAAATGCCGTACTCAAGTTGATAGAACGGGAACGTAACGGGGAACCCATTAATACGAGGCTCGTTAGTGGGGTCATCAACTGTTATG TTGAGCTAGGCCTTAATGAAGATGACCCATCAGCTAAGGGTCCAACATTGAGTGTATACAAAGAACATTTCGAGACCCCCTTCTTAGAGGACACAGAGAGGTTTTATAAACTGGAAAGCACTGAATTCCTCCGGCAGAACCCTGTCACTGAATACATGAAAAAG GCGGAAGCGCGGTTAATGGAGGAGCAGCGTCGTGTTCAGCTATACCTACACGAGAGTACACAGGACATCCTGGCTCGCAAGTGTGAGAAGGTTCTCATTGAGAAACACCTAGAGATCTTCCACTACGAGTTCCAGAACCTTCTGGATTCAGATAAAAATGATG acCTGGGTCGTATGTACCAGTTGGTATCCCGGATACAAGACGGTCTTGGGGAACTAAAATCCTTGTTGGAAACTCACATCTATAGCCAGGGCCAGGCTGCTATAGAGAAGTGTGGTGATGTTCTCAAT GATCCAAAGATCTATGTTCAGACAATCCTAGACGTACATAAGAAGTACCATGCCCTTGTTATGACAGCATTCAGCAATGATTCAGGCTTTGTCGCTGCCCTTGATAAG GCGTGTGGTAGATTCATCAACAACAATGCAGTTACAAAGCTGGCCAACTCCTCCAGCAAGTCACCTGAGCTCCTCGCTAGATACTGTGATCTGCTTCTCAAGAAAAG tTCAAAGAATCCAGAAGAAGCCGAGTTAGAAGATACATTAAATCAAGTG aTGGTTGCCTTTAAGTACATAGAAGATAAAGATGTGTTCCAGAAGTTTTACAGCAAGATGTTGGCTAAACGCCTTGTACAGCACATGTCCGCCAGCGACGATGCAGAGGCCAGCATGATCTCAAAACTGAAG CAAGCGTGTGGTTTTGAGTACACGTCCAAGTTGCAGCGCATGTTCCAAGACATCAGTGTCAGCAAGGAGCTTAATGACTCCTTCAAGACCCATCTTACACAGTCAGGGGACAAACTTGATG TTGACTTCAGTATCCAGGTGTTGAGCTCTGGTTCCTGGCCTTTCCAACAGTCCTGTACCTTTTCCCTACCACAAGAG TTGGAGCGTAGTTACCAGCGGTTCACAAGCTTCTACAACAACCGACACAGCGGCAGGAAACTCTACTGGCTTTACCAAATGTCGAAAGGAGAAATTGTCACCAActgtttcaaaaacagatacaCTCTGCAG GCGTCCACTTTCCAAATGGCCATCCTTCTACAGTATAACACACTGGACTCCCTCACAGTGTCAACCATACAGGAGAGCACGcagattaaacag GACATTTTGGTGCAAGTGCTGCAGATCTTGTTGAAATCCAAGCTCCTGGTCACGGATGATGACGAGAACGATCTTCAGTCCAGCTCACAACTGTCTCTCTTCTTAGgatataaaaa TAAAAAGTTGCGCGTGAATATCAACGTTCCCATGAAGTCTGAGGTAAAGGTGGAACAGGAAACCACCCATAAACACATCGAGGAGGATAGGAAACTCCTCATTCAG GCAGCGATAGTGCGTATCATGAAGATGCGTAAGCAGTTAAAGCACCAGCAGCTACTGGTGGAAGTGCTCAACCAGCTGTCATCCAGGTTCAAACCCAGGGTGCCAGTCATTAAG aaatgtaTAGACATTTTGATAGAGAAGGAGTATTTAGAGCGAGTGGATGGACAGAAGGACACGTACAGTTATCTCGCGTAA